The proteins below come from a single Burkholderia sp. FERM BP-3421 genomic window:
- a CDS encoding alpha/beta hydrolase, translating into MKTKYEFEREVGQVAGGNIKSNTVQAHVDLHIHHGVDPTPVSDRQRNAIARKAFEIESKTGTDKLMVYRRLMSVFNFESVETLPREKYARVMSYLDGWLRNGMAGQASAARQPQRPASHGLDAPRYRQAPAPAPAPAAMVAELRQPMFIQSSVLNPGAKKLPWRAVLAGALALSGLVAGAYAMGGRLVAPEPVAMPTVPRVLQCEYGGARYTVGSIVMQAGTRQQCVAAGEHAAWEQVPGHRR; encoded by the coding sequence ATGAAAACAAAGTACGAGTTTGAACGCGAAGTGGGACAGGTTGCCGGGGGCAACATCAAGTCCAACACGGTGCAGGCGCATGTCGACCTGCATATCCACCACGGGGTCGACCCTACGCCCGTCAGCGATCGCCAGCGCAACGCGATCGCGCGCAAGGCGTTCGAGATCGAGTCGAAGACGGGCACCGACAAGCTGATGGTGTACCGCCGCCTGATGAGCGTATTCAATTTCGAGAGCGTGGAGACCTTGCCGCGCGAGAAGTACGCGCGCGTGATGTCGTATCTCGACGGTTGGCTGCGCAACGGCATGGCGGGGCAGGCCTCCGCCGCCCGTCAGCCGCAGCGGCCGGCGAGCCACGGGCTCGACGCGCCGCGCTATCGCCAGGCACCTGCGCCGGCGCCGGCGCCGGCCGCGATGGTCGCCGAACTGCGGCAGCCGATGTTCATTCAGTCGTCGGTGCTCAATCCCGGCGCGAAGAAGCTGCCGTGGCGCGCCGTGCTGGCGGGCGCACTCGCGCTGTCCGGTCTGGTGGCCGGCGCGTACGCGATGGGCGGCCGCCTGGTGGCGCCGGAGCCCGTCGCGATGCCGACGGTGCCGCGCGTGCTGCAATGCGAGTACGGCGGCGCCCGCTATACGGTCGGCAGCATCGTGATGCAGGCGGGCACGCGTCAGCAGTGCGTCGCGGCGGGCGAACACGCCGCTTGGGAGCAGGTGCCGGGCCACCGGCGCTGA
- a CDS encoding phage late control D family protein: MKQPQADYRITLDGRDLTRALDPRLVSLSLVESRGGEADTLELVLDDSDGRLDLPACGAELTLQLGWIEPGLVDKGRFTIDEVSFRGAPDTITVRARAGSMTDAMSERREKSWHRTTLGAIVQAIAARYHLKPVIPADLAKIAIAHIDQTHESDMSFITRIAKRYDAVASVKSGNLLFMPIGKGRTASGKPLPALAITRASGDRHQYSLAKRDEFGGVRAYYHSTGSAKRKSVEVGGGKDAKNTKVLPETYPDEAAARAAAQAEYQRTIRSQATLDYALALGRPDLYPEMPVNLSGFKPEIDGTVWLAKKVTHKIDAGGFTTTLELEVKGDPPKQKNGSGGKPKGK, encoded by the coding sequence ATGAAGCAGCCGCAAGCCGACTACCGCATCACGCTCGACGGCCGCGACCTGACGCGCGCGCTCGATCCGCGCCTCGTGAGCCTGTCGCTGGTGGAGAGCCGCGGCGGCGAGGCCGACACGCTCGAGCTGGTGCTCGACGACAGCGACGGCCGGCTCGACCTGCCCGCCTGCGGCGCGGAGCTGACGCTCCAGCTCGGCTGGATCGAGCCCGGCCTCGTGGACAAGGGCCGCTTCACCATTGACGAGGTGAGCTTCCGGGGCGCGCCGGACACGATCACCGTGCGCGCGCGCGCCGGTTCGATGACCGATGCGATGAGCGAACGGCGCGAGAAGAGCTGGCACCGCACCACGCTCGGCGCGATCGTGCAGGCGATCGCTGCGCGCTATCACCTGAAGCCCGTGATCCCGGCGGATCTCGCGAAAATCGCGATCGCGCACATCGACCAGACGCACGAGAGCGACATGTCGTTCATCACGCGCATCGCGAAGCGCTACGACGCGGTCGCCTCGGTCAAGAGCGGCAATCTGCTGTTCATGCCGATCGGCAAAGGCCGCACCGCGAGCGGCAAGCCGCTGCCCGCGCTCGCGATCACGCGCGCGAGCGGCGACCGGCACCAGTACAGCCTCGCGAAGCGCGACGAGTTCGGCGGAGTGCGCGCGTACTACCACTCGACCGGCAGCGCGAAGCGCAAGTCGGTGGAGGTGGGCGGCGGCAAGGACGCGAAGAACACCAAGGTGCTGCCGGAAACCTACCCGGACGAAGCCGCGGCGCGCGCGGCGGCGCAGGCGGAATACCAGCGCACGATCCGCAGCCAGGCGACCCTGGATTACGCGCTCGCGCTCGGCCGGCCGGATCTCTATCCGGAGATGCCGGTGAACCTGAGCGGCTTCAAGCCGGAGATCGACGGGACCGTCTGGCTCGCGAAGAAGGTGACGCACAAGATCGACGCGGGCGGCTTCACGACGACGCTCGAACTGGAGGTCAAGGGTGATCCGCCGAAACAGAAAAACGGCTCGGGCGGCAAGCCGAAAGGCAAGTGA
- a CDS encoding phage tail protein: MLASLGQFAFGLPTLAYQDLRRSMDWKHVTAPRVGVRDASQFTGPGKDTVTLNGVLAPQLAGTLDSLDELRAMAARGDAYVLVDGAGHVYGAYLIESLDETQAYLQRDGVPRKITFSIVLRRVDERPAIAADEPSDADADESDPDTVQPQGRRA, encoded by the coding sequence ATGCTCGCCTCTCTCGGTCAATTCGCGTTCGGTCTGCCGACGCTCGCCTACCAGGACCTGCGCCGCTCGATGGACTGGAAGCACGTCACCGCGCCGCGCGTGGGCGTGCGCGACGCCAGCCAGTTCACCGGCCCCGGCAAGGACACCGTCACGCTCAACGGCGTGCTCGCGCCGCAACTGGCGGGCACGCTCGACTCGCTCGACGAACTGCGCGCGATGGCCGCGCGCGGCGACGCCTACGTGCTCGTGGACGGCGCGGGTCACGTCTACGGCGCCTACCTGATCGAAAGCCTCGACGAGACGCAGGCCTACCTGCAGCGCGACGGCGTGCCGCGCAAGATCACCTTCTCGATCGTCCTGCGCCGCGTCGACGAGCGCCCCGCGATCGCCGCGGACGAACCGTCCGACGCGGACGCGGACGAGAGCGATCCGGACACGGTGCAACCGCAAGGCCGACGCGCATGA
- a CDS encoding phage tail tape measure protein has protein sequence MSNDQKSSELRARLGRASQSLQAMLAGRDVETQKLKASKAELASVKRAQQDIESFRKLTARLKTATDRQIEARMRVDQVNQEIVAASGTPLWKIVAERPAALASASAAQARQSETRRQLDAVAARLGRQGIAPNRGLAAQSRRLDTRAGTLQQDTGTRQKASDEKRDKRTADLKDRAENMKGAGEALSSVGRTIVGKPLEAAMNAEASQNQLKASLMRPDGTVPPVFEKMNLLAEQFGAKLPGSANAFREMMSTLVEEGTQPAEVLDGVGAAVSKLSLAIGKTPAEAAKLATSLRQATNSSAKDLVALSDVAQRALHSGLDDKDLTAGFDKLAPAMRKLGLEGSRGAQALTPLLMIAKQSGDLDGKAAGAGYAKMLSTVTRTDKVGRANRLLDPAMKLDFTDGKGGFGGVEKMAAQLGKLKALSDEKREAVLAQLFGRDDTTRKAASALIDAGPTGYRENADKLAAGPGMQQRADLQTNTLGNAREALMDRGTEALSIAGAAIAPDAQATLQFLSDIVGKITEWMRANPELTASLMRVAAVLGGVMAAGGGLLMMVGSILGPIAMLRGALGGLSLFGPLIGLFRGVAVAIGLVGRVALANPLMLLVTVAALIITHWDVVQRVFAGAVEWIKKAAHYVGKLFGIGGDDADDKTKPLPGDVGAALKNPSTLARLANQPAAPGLFDASGQLAPVTAPAAGAPLDPARFGGRSASAGPLAAPGLPDASAHLAPVTAPAAGAPFDPASFGGRRASAGPLAAPTLPTLPAATPLPPAAQPAGAGPRASAWAPAAAPLPAPLAPVAPLRLGQSDAFAPAAAPLAFDTRAPLGVPTPGKTVNVAGDTYNITLTANSGPAGDELLRMVRAELARGEELKRTRVVSSFSDALA, from the coding sequence ATGAGCAACGACCAGAAATCGAGTGAGCTGAGGGCGCGCCTCGGGCGCGCCTCCCAATCCCTGCAGGCGATGCTCGCGGGCCGGGACGTCGAGACGCAGAAGCTGAAGGCGTCCAAGGCCGAACTCGCCTCGGTCAAGCGCGCGCAGCAGGACATCGAGTCCTTTCGCAAGCTGACGGCGCGGCTCAAGACCGCGACCGACCGGCAGATCGAGGCCCGCATGCGCGTCGATCAGGTCAATCAGGAGATCGTCGCGGCAAGCGGCACCCCGCTTTGGAAGATCGTGGCCGAGCGCCCCGCGGCGCTCGCGAGCGCGAGCGCCGCCCAGGCCCGGCAGAGCGAGACGCGTCGCCAACTCGATGCGGTCGCCGCCCGGCTCGGCCGGCAGGGCATCGCTCCCAACCGCGGCCTCGCCGCGCAGTCGCGGCGCCTCGACACGCGCGCGGGCACCTTGCAGCAGGACACCGGCACGCGGCAAAAAGCCTCGGACGAGAAGCGCGACAAGCGCACGGCCGATCTGAAAGACCGCGCGGAAAACATGAAGGGTGCCGGCGAGGCGCTGTCGTCGGTCGGCCGCACGATCGTCGGCAAGCCGCTCGAAGCCGCGATGAACGCGGAGGCCTCGCAGAACCAGTTGAAAGCGAGCCTGATGCGACCGGACGGCACGGTGCCGCCCGTCTTCGAAAAAATGAACCTGCTCGCGGAGCAGTTCGGCGCGAAGCTGCCCGGCTCCGCGAACGCGTTCCGCGAGATGATGAGCACGCTCGTCGAGGAAGGCACCCAGCCCGCCGAGGTGCTCGACGGCGTAGGCGCGGCCGTCTCGAAGCTGTCGCTCGCGATCGGCAAGACGCCGGCCGAGGCGGCCAAGCTCGCGACGTCGCTGCGCCAGGCGACCAACAGCAGCGCGAAGGATCTCGTCGCCCTCAGCGACGTGGCCCAGCGCGCGCTGCACTCGGGCCTCGACGACAAGGACCTGACCGCCGGCTTCGACAAGCTCGCGCCCGCCATGCGCAAGCTCGGCCTCGAGGGCTCGCGCGGCGCGCAGGCGCTGACGCCGCTGCTGATGATCGCGAAGCAGTCCGGCGACCTCGACGGCAAGGCGGCCGGCGCCGGCTACGCGAAGATGCTGTCGACCGTGACCCGGACCGACAAGGTCGGCCGGGCCAACCGCCTGCTCGATCCCGCGATGAAGCTCGACTTCACCGACGGCAAGGGGGGCTTCGGCGGCGTCGAGAAGATGGCCGCGCAGCTCGGCAAGCTCAAGGCGCTGTCGGACGAGAAGCGCGAAGCCGTGCTCGCGCAGCTGTTCGGCCGCGACGACACCACCCGCAAGGCCGCGTCGGCGCTGATCGACGCCGGGCCGACCGGGTACCGCGAGAACGCCGACAAGCTCGCGGCAGGCCCCGGCATGCAGCAGCGCGCAGACCTGCAGACCAACACGCTCGGCAACGCGCGCGAAGCGCTGATGGACCGCGGCACCGAGGCGCTGAGCATCGCGGGCGCGGCGATCGCGCCCGACGCGCAGGCCACGCTGCAATTCCTGTCGGACATCGTCGGCAAGATCACCGAGTGGATGCGCGCGAACCCCGAGCTGACCGCGAGCCTGATGCGCGTCGCCGCCGTGCTGGGCGGCGTGATGGCCGCGGGCGGTGGCCTCCTGATGATGGTCGGCAGCATCCTCGGTCCGATCGCGATGCTGCGCGGCGCGCTCGGCGGGCTCAGCCTGTTCGGCCCGCTGATCGGCCTGTTCCGCGGCGTCGCGGTCGCGATCGGGCTCGTCGGGCGGGTGGCCCTCGCCAATCCGCTGATGCTGCTGGTGACGGTTGCGGCGTTGATCATCACGCACTGGGACGTCGTGCAGCGCGTGTTCGCCGGCGCCGTGGAGTGGATCAAGAAAGCGGCGCACTACGTCGGCAAGCTGTTCGGCATCGGCGGCGACGACGCCGACGACAAGACCAAGCCGCTGCCCGGAGACGTCGGCGCCGCGCTCAAGAATCCGTCCACGCTCGCGCGGCTCGCGAATCAACCCGCCGCGCCGGGATTGTTCGACGCCTCCGGACAACTGGCGCCCGTGACCGCGCCCGCCGCGGGCGCGCCGCTCGATCCGGCGCGCTTCGGCGGTCGAAGCGCAAGCGCCGGTCCGCTCGCCGCGCCGGGGCTGCCCGACGCCTCCGCGCATCTGGCGCCCGTGACCGCGCCCGCGGCGGGCGCGCCGTTCGATCCGGCCAGCTTCGGCGGACGACGCGCAAGCGCCGGCCCGCTCGCCGCGCCGACACTGCCGACGTTGCCGGCCGCGACGCCGCTGCCGCCTGCGGCGCAGCCGGCAGGCGCGGGGCCGCGCGCGAGCGCGTGGGCCCCGGCCGCCGCACCGCTGCCCGCGCCCCTCGCACCGGTCGCGCCGCTGCGTCTCGGCCAGTCCGACGCCTTTGCCCCGGCCGCCGCGCCGCTCGCGTTCGACACGCGCGCACCGCTCGGCGTACCGACCCCGGGCAAGACCGTCAACGTCGCGGGCGACACCTACAACATCACGCTGACCGCCAACTCCGGGCCGGCCGGCGACGAACTGTTGCGGATGGTGCGCGCCGAGCTCGCGCGCGGCGAGGAACTGAAGCGCACGCGCGTCGTGTCGAGCTTCTCCGACGCGCTCGCCTGA
- a CDS encoding GpE family phage tail protein: MADIALVFHWPPGAMYDFTLAELMAWRERARERYQSES, from the coding sequence ATGGCCGACATCGCGCTGGTGTTCCACTGGCCCCCCGGCGCGATGTACGACTTCACGCTCGCCGAGCTGATGGCCTGGCGTGAGCGCGCCCGCGAACGTTACCAATCCGAATCATGA
- a CDS encoding phage tail assembly protein, protein MTNHAQHEAVRAEAAASAIPLDTPIVRDGETIAAVTLRKPTAGELRGTSLHDLARFDVSALQKVLPRITSPSLTEFEVGQLDPADLLALAGAFSDFLLSRSQKAAMASPSA, encoded by the coding sequence ATGACGAACCACGCTCAACACGAAGCCGTCCGCGCCGAAGCGGCGGCTTCCGCGATCCCGCTCGACACGCCGATCGTGCGTGACGGCGAAACCATCGCCGCCGTCACGCTGCGCAAGCCGACCGCGGGCGAGCTGCGCGGCACTTCGCTGCACGACCTGGCGCGCTTCGACGTCAGCGCGCTGCAAAAGGTGCTGCCGCGCATCACCTCGCCGTCGCTGACGGAATTCGAGGTCGGCCAGCTCGACCCGGCCGACCTGCTCGCGCTGGCGGGGGCCTTCAGCGATTTTTTGCTGTCGAGATCGCAGAAAGCGGCCATGGCATCCCCGTCTGCGTAG
- a CDS encoding phage major tail tube protein produces the protein MGMPRKLKNYMLFNDGNAYVGQVAEITLPKLSRKMEDYIAGGMTGPIKVDWGQEAIQLEWTCGGLMRGVLSQWGVTTHDGVQLRFAGAYQGEDSARPDAVEIVIRGRHSEIDLGTAKSKEDTAFKVTTQASYYKLTINGQVIHEFDFINMVETVNGVDLLGSLRKAIGL, from the coding sequence ATGGGTATGCCTCGCAAACTCAAGAATTACATGCTGTTCAACGACGGCAACGCGTACGTCGGCCAGGTCGCGGAAATCACGCTGCCGAAGCTGTCGCGCAAGATGGAGGACTACATCGCGGGCGGCATGACCGGCCCGATCAAGGTCGACTGGGGCCAGGAAGCGATCCAGCTCGAATGGACCTGCGGCGGCCTGATGCGCGGCGTGCTGTCGCAATGGGGCGTGACGACCCACGATGGCGTGCAGCTGCGCTTCGCCGGCGCCTACCAGGGCGAGGATTCAGCGCGCCCGGACGCGGTCGAGATCGTGATCCGCGGCCGCCATTCGGAGATCGACCTCGGCACGGCCAAGTCGAAGGAAGACACCGCGTTCAAGGTCACCACGCAGGCAAGCTACTACAAGCTCACGATCAACGGCCAGGTGATTCACGAGTTCGACTTCATCAACATGGTCGAGACCGTCAACGGCGTCGACCTGCTCGGGTCGCTGCGCAAAGCGATCGGCCTCTGA
- a CDS encoding phage tail sheath protein translates to MPQDYHHGVRVIEANDGTRPIRTVSTAVIGGVFTAEDADEKAFPLNTPVLLTNVLQAIGKAGTKGTLARSLDAISKQAKPLCIVVRVPQGKTPEETTSNVVGTVTPDGQYTGLKALLTAEAKLGVKPRILGAPGLDSQPVAAALAELAQKLRGFAYVSAAGAKTKEDVTAYRKQFSQRELMVVWPEFLGWDTATNSSTVIDATAIALGLRAKIDEDTGWHKSLSNVGINGVTGVSRDVFWDLQDPATDAGYLNEHDVTTLIRANGFRFWGSRTCSDDPLFAFENYTRTAQVLADTMAEAHMAYVDKPMHPSLVRDIIESINAKFRELIANGYLIGGSAWYDESVNTPEALKAGKLAIDYDYTPVPPIENLTLRQRITDRYLADFASRVAA, encoded by the coding sequence ATGCCCCAGGATTACCACCACGGCGTCCGCGTCATCGAAGCCAACGACGGCACCCGTCCGATCCGCACCGTCTCGACGGCCGTGATCGGCGGCGTCTTCACGGCCGAGGACGCCGACGAAAAAGCCTTCCCGCTCAACACGCCGGTGCTGCTGACGAACGTGCTGCAGGCGATCGGCAAGGCCGGCACGAAGGGCACACTGGCGCGCTCGCTCGACGCGATCAGCAAGCAGGCCAAGCCGCTGTGCATCGTGGTCCGCGTGCCGCAAGGCAAGACCCCGGAGGAAACCACCTCGAACGTGGTCGGCACGGTCACGCCGGACGGCCAGTACACGGGCCTCAAGGCGCTGCTGACGGCCGAGGCGAAGCTTGGCGTGAAGCCGCGCATCCTCGGCGCGCCGGGCCTCGATTCGCAGCCGGTCGCGGCCGCGCTCGCCGAACTCGCGCAAAAGCTGCGCGGCTTCGCCTACGTGTCGGCCGCCGGCGCGAAGACCAAGGAGGACGTCACCGCCTACCGCAAGCAGTTCAGCCAGCGCGAGCTGATGGTGGTGTGGCCGGAATTCCTCGGCTGGGACACCGCGACCAACAGCAGCACGGTCATCGACGCGACCGCGATCGCGCTCGGCCTGCGCGCGAAGATCGACGAGGACACCGGCTGGCACAAGTCGCTGTCGAACGTCGGCATCAACGGCGTGACGGGCGTGAGCCGCGACGTGTTCTGGGATCTGCAGGACCCGGCGACCGACGCGGGCTACCTGAACGAGCACGACGTGACGACGCTGATCCGCGCGAACGGCTTCCGCTTCTGGGGCTCGCGCACCTGCTCCGACGATCCGCTGTTCGCCTTCGAGAACTACACGCGCACCGCGCAGGTGCTGGCCGACACGATGGCCGAGGCGCACATGGCCTACGTCGACAAGCCGATGCATCCGTCGCTCGTGCGCGACATCATCGAAAGCATCAACGCGAAGTTCCGCGAACTGATCGCGAACGGCTACCTGATCGGCGGCTCGGCCTGGTACGACGAGAGCGTCAACACGCCGGAAGCGCTGAAGGCCGGCAAGCTCGCGATCGACTACGACTACACGCCGGTGCCGCCGATCGAGAACCTGACGCTGCGCCAGCGCATCACCGATCGCTACCTCGCCGATTTCGCCTCGCGCGTCGCCGCCTGA
- a CDS encoding phage tail fiber protein — MAAIFTVTDAGRAALVASGNTGTTAHQVVEIGLSTVKFTPSKDLLALPGEKKRIRTIGGRNISPDTLHLTINDATADQYVLFGMGLYLENGVLFAVYSQDAPIMEKSPSADLLLSADIQFVSIDAGAITIGDASFVNPPATTEITGVIELATQDEVNAGQDATRALTPKTAASRYAAKTGATFVGPVAIDFDAGPETAHLHLRPPSGALGRESRLRFYGTFGGGTADTGTRLVATVRSGFDNGFWGREYLDFWLNSAGNDINHDNKQSRVMRLTGQGTVVIGKLPHGDASALQVDGGGSFRRVINVAGNAIAAFNTNNYDGLTIEAFNVDNTVKKPISLAPYGGRVMLGTVNDDGANLLQVAGDIGTSGALQAGRGTTKAVVNSDQATAYYYASGDGQAFLGGNGKGWTSLITAGAERMRVTNAGRVLIGSLNDDGKNLLQVNGNAAFANGVISRGLDHANGGQFRAAGNNFGAFLRIDDSNAYLLSTNKGDPYGAFNGYRPFSWSLEDGAVKIAFDGSPTFINGTTTIEKDLQVKNGVISRGSDRGNGGQFRAAGASYGAFLRNDDSNVYLLSTSKGDPFGGYNDLRPFAWSLDTGTVKIASHGADTYIGGNAIVGSDLHVNRGNNEGHIFLGTNTGYLYGNADSFGWWWPDKGASLQYFATDHTLRVDGQLVWHLGNLTPLDRNLGGQMLGDLNFAPGKRIFLSEGSASAPSLTFINDGAPDTGLYHMADGHFGVTCNGIGTVHFAPEGTYFDQPAFSLHPPAGEKSNRVPTTAWVSSEIAAASIGQIVFEPRTNARAGFVKANGAPLNRADYPALWAYAQASGALVAEKDWANGNWGCFSDGNGSTTFRIPELRGEFIRCWADGRDDIDAQRRIGTYQDSQNIWHAHGASSSTADDHVHNAWADGQGVHNHHGVTGANGNHQHIAPYSEVNVAPWGVAAWSQLGSHGGIDYDNPWAYTSPAGDHNHEFWTDVGGAHNHAIGIGGGGRHSHGITVNADGGKEARPRNIAMLAMIRAY; from the coding sequence GGACGCGCCGATCATGGAGAAGTCGCCGTCGGCGGACCTGCTGCTGTCGGCCGACATCCAGTTCGTGTCGATCGACGCGGGCGCGATCACGATCGGCGACGCGTCGTTCGTCAATCCGCCCGCGACGACCGAGATCACGGGCGTGATCGAGCTGGCCACGCAGGACGAGGTCAACGCGGGCCAGGACGCGACGCGCGCGCTGACGCCGAAGACGGCGGCCTCGCGCTACGCGGCGAAGACGGGCGCGACCTTCGTGGGGCCGGTCGCGATCGACTTCGATGCGGGCCCGGAAACCGCCCACCTTCACCTGCGCCCGCCGTCGGGCGCGCTGGGACGCGAAAGCCGCCTGCGCTTCTACGGCACGTTCGGCGGCGGGACGGCCGACACCGGGACGCGCCTCGTCGCCACCGTGCGCTCGGGCTTCGACAACGGCTTTTGGGGCCGCGAATACCTCGACTTCTGGCTCAACAGCGCCGGGAACGACATCAACCACGACAACAAGCAAAGCCGCGTGATGCGTCTCACCGGACAGGGCACCGTGGTGATCGGCAAGCTGCCCCACGGCGACGCCAGCGCGCTTCAGGTCGACGGCGGCGGAAGTTTCCGGCGGGTGATCAACGTGGCGGGCAACGCGATCGCCGCGTTCAACACGAACAATTACGACGGCCTGACCATCGAGGCCTTCAACGTGGACAACACGGTGAAGAAGCCGATCTCGCTCGCCCCCTACGGCGGCCGCGTGATGCTCGGCACGGTCAACGACGACGGCGCGAACCTGCTCCAGGTGGCCGGCGACATCGGCACCTCGGGTGCGCTGCAGGCGGGGCGCGGCACGACCAAGGCCGTGGTGAACAGCGACCAGGCCACCGCGTACTACTACGCATCGGGCGATGGCCAGGCCTTCCTCGGCGGCAACGGCAAGGGCTGGACCTCGCTGATCACGGCCGGCGCGGAGCGCATGCGGGTCACGAATGCCGGGCGCGTGCTGATCGGCTCGCTGAACGACGACGGCAAGAACCTGCTGCAGGTCAACGGCAATGCCGCATTCGCCAACGGCGTGATCAGCCGGGGGCTCGACCATGCCAACGGGGGTCAATTCCGCGCCGCCGGCAACAACTTCGGTGCGTTCCTGCGCATCGACGACAGCAACGCCTATCTGCTGTCCACGAACAAGGGCGATCCCTACGGCGCCTTCAACGGCTACCGGCCGTTCTCGTGGTCGCTCGAAGACGGCGCGGTCAAGATCGCCTTCGACGGCTCCCCGACCTTCATCAACGGCACGACCACGATCGAAAAGGATCTGCAGGTCAAGAACGGCGTGATCAGCCGCGGGAGCGACCGTGGCAACGGCGGGCAGTTCCGCGCCGCCGGCGCCAGCTACGGCGCGTTCCTGCGCAACGACGATTCGAACGTCTACCTGCTGTCCACCAGCAAGGGCGATCCATTCGGGGGCTACAACGACCTGCGGCCCTTCGCGTGGTCGCTCGACACGGGCACGGTCAAGATCGCCAGCCATGGCGCCGACACCTACATCGGCGGCAATGCCATCGTCGGCAGCGATCTGCATGTCAACCGGGGCAACAATGAAGGTCACATCTTCCTCGGCACGAACACCGGCTACCTCTACGGCAACGCGGACAGCTTCGGCTGGTGGTGGCCGGACAAAGGCGCCTCGCTCCAGTACTTCGCCACCGACCACACGCTGCGCGTCGACGGCCAGCTGGTCTGGCACCTGGGCAATCTCACGCCGCTCGATCGCAACCTCGGCGGCCAGATGCTCGGCGACCTCAATTTCGCGCCCGGCAAGCGCATCTTCCTGTCGGAAGGCAGCGCGAGCGCGCCGTCGCTGACCTTCATCAACGACGGCGCGCCCGACACCGGCCTGTATCACATGGCCGACGGCCACTTCGGCGTGACCTGCAACGGCATCGGCACCGTTCACTTCGCCCCGGAAGGCACGTACTTCGACCAGCCGGCGTTCAGCCTTCACCCGCCCGCCGGCGAAAAGTCGAACCGGGTGCCCACCACCGCGTGGGTGTCGTCGGAGATCGCCGCCGCCTCGATCGGCCAGATCGTGTTCGAGCCGCGCACCAACGCGCGCGCGGGCTTCGTCAAAGCGAACGGCGCGCCGCTCAATCGCGCCGACTATCCCGCGCTGTGGGCCTACGCACAGGCCAGCGGCGCGCTCGTCGCCGAAAAGGACTGGGCCAACGGCAACTGGGGCTGCTTCTCCGACGGTAACGGCTCCACCACGTTCCGCATCCCCGAGCTGCGCGGCGAATTCATCCGCTGCTGGGCCGACGGCCGCGACGACATCGACGCGCAGCGGCGCATCGGCACCTATCAGGACTCACAGAACATCTGGCACGCGCACGGCGCCTCGTCGAGCACGGCGGACGATCACGTGCACAACGCCTGGGCCGACGGACAGGGCGTGCACAACCACCACGGCGTAACGGGCGCCAACGGCAACCACCAGCACATCGCGCCGTATTCGGAAGTCAACGTCGCCCCGTGGGGCGTCGCCGCGTGGTCCCAGCTGGGCTCCCACGGCGGCATCGACTACGACAACCCATGGGCCTACACGTCGCCCGCGGGCGATCACAACCACGAGTTCTGGACCGACGTCGGCGGCGCCCACAACCACGCCATCGGGATCGGCGGCGGCGGTCGCCACAGCCACGGCATCACGGTCAACGCGGACGGCGGCAAAGAAGCGCGCCCGCGCAACATCGCGATGCTCGCGATGATCCGCGCTTACTAA